The Anopheles marshallii chromosome X, idAnoMarsDA_429_01, whole genome shotgun sequence genome includes a window with the following:
- the LOC128712481 gene encoding xaa-Pro aminopeptidase ApepP-like, whose amino-acid sequence MKHTKRYLVGVSALLVLVVGGGVALGRALNKDDDLMEDTTPKTMDVILTEIRSLMQDYSIEAYIIPSVDAHNSEYISLHDRRYQYVTNFTGSAGTAIITLSKAAFWTDSRYHLQAESEIDPTYWTLMREGLAGVPTRDEWLLSNLSPGAQVGTDPFLIASTEYERLGAVLAQHGYRLITLERNLVDIVWNNRPPQTSEDLRPLALTYTGQRASEKVQALRVILQENSANAIVISALDEIAWLLNLRGSDILYNPVFFAYAIVSHGNLHLFTNPDRINDTIRDHLRAEGIVVDVRDYRDILAGIEEYVRGGNRLIVSTACSQALYAAIPADQRIQLYSVVAKLKAVKNPVEATGMRRAHIRDGAAVVRYLHWLERTVDSGNVTELSGAAKLHEFRSVQDMFVELSFTAISAFGPNGAIVHYSPSEETDLPITRDGIYLIDSGGQYLDGTTDVTRSVHLGEPTDFQRECFTRVLKGFLSLGTAVFPVRASGTVFDVLARKALWDVGLDYGHGTGHGIGSFLGVHEYPPSFVSNSASPSNQGVVENMFSSNEPGYYQPGEFGVRIEDIVQVVKASVPYDFNGRGALTFYTNTLVPIQQRLIDLTLLSATEIAQLNAYHRRVLDEVGPLLLQQDDPDAFQWLTDATKEIVAN is encoded by the exons ATGAAGCACACGAAACGCTACCTGGTCGGTGTGTCGGCCCTGCTCGTACTGGTCGTTGGCGGTGGTGTCGCACTCGGCAG GGCACTGAACAAAGATGACGATCTGATGGAGGATACGACACCGAAGACGATGGATGTCATACTGACGGAGATACGGAGTCTGATGCAGGACTACTCGATCGAGGCATACATCATACCGTCGGTCGACGCCCACAAT AGTGAGTACATCTCGCTGCACGACCGCCGGTACCAGTACGTGACCAACTTTACCGGGTCGGCCGGTACGGCGATTATAACGCTCAGCAAGGCCGCCTTCTGGACGGACTCGCGCTACCATCTGCAGGCGGAGAGCGAGATCGACCCGACGTACTGGACGCTGATGCGGGAAGGTCTCGCCGGTGTACCGACGCGGGACGAGTGGCTGCTGAGCAACCTGTCGCCGGGCGCCCAGGTCGGTACCGATCCGTTTCTGATCGCGTCGACGGAGTACGAGCGGCTGGGCGCGGTACTTGCCCAACACGGCTACCGACTGATCACGCTCGAGCGCAACCTGGTCGACATCGTGTGGAACAATCGGCCGCCGCAAACGTCGGAAGATTTGCGCCCGCTGGCGCTCACCTACACCGGGCAGCGTGCGTCCGAGAAGGTGCAGGCCCTGCGGGTCATCCTGCAGGAGAACAGTGCGAACGCGATCGTCATCAGTGCGCTGGACGAGATAGCAT GGTTGCTGAATCTCCGCGGTTCCGACATCCTGTACAATCCCGTGTTCTTCGCGTACGCGATCGTGTCGCACGGCAATCTGCATCTGTTCACCAATCCGGACCGCATCAACGACACGATTCGGGACCACCTGAGGGCGGAGGGTATCGTGGTGGATGTGCGGGACTACCGGGACATCCTCGCCGGGATTGAGGAGTACGTGCGGGGCGGCAACCGGCTGATAGTGTCCACCGCCTGCAGCCAGGCACTGTACGCCGCCATCCCGGCCGACCAGCGCATCCAGCTGTACAGCGTGGTGGCGAAGCTGAAGGCGGTCAAGAACCCGGTCGAAGCGACCGGCATGCGGAGGGCCCACATCCGGGACGGTGCGGCGGTGGTACGCTACCTCCACTGGCTGGAGCGGACGGTCGACAGTGGCAACGTGACGGAGCTGTCCGGTGCGGCGAAGCTGCACGAGTTCCGCAGCGTGCAGGACATGTTCGTCGAGCTGAGCTTCACCGCCATCAGCGCGTTCGGGCCGAACGGTGCGATCGTCCATTACAGCCCGAGCGAGGAGACGGACCTACCGATCACCCGGGACGGCATCTATCTGATCGATTCCGGCGGTCAATATCTCGACGGCACGACGGACGTCACGCGCTCGGTCCATCTCGGCGAACCGACCGACTTCCAGCGCGAATGTTTCACCCGCGTGCTGAAGGGTTTCCTCAGCCTCGGCACCGCCGTCTTTCCGGTGCGCGCGTCCGGCACCGTGTTCGATGTGCTCGCGCGCAAAGCGCTGTGGGACGTTGGGCTTGACTACGGTCACGGTACCGGCCACGGTATTGGGTCGTTTCTCGGCGTGCACGAGTATCCACCGTCGTTCGTCTCCAACAGCGCGTCGCCGAGCAATCAGGGCGTGGTGGAGAACATGTTCTCGTCCAACGAGCCCGGCTACTACCAGCCGGGTGAGTTCGGCGTACGCATCGAGGACATTGTGCAGGTGGTGAAAGCGTCCGTACCGTACGATTTTAACGGACGCGGTGCGCTCACGTTCTACACGAACACGCTCGTACCGATCCAGCAGCGGCTGATCGATCTGACGCTACTGTCCGCGACCGAAATTGCACAGCTCAATGCGTACCATCGGCGGGTGCTGGACGAGGTCGGGCCGCTACTGTTGCAGCAGGACGACCCAGATGCCTTCCAGTGGCTTACCGACGCCACCAAAGAAATAGTGGCGAATTAA
- the LOC128713074 gene encoding kelch-like protein 41, with protein sequence MANTKSDGKIGVIMARNLSYGLDDTMATRQESMVNNEFCSDVTFIVGASKKRIYAHKLFLVMASEYFYVMFFGNFVEANRHEVTLEDVDPDVFLVILRYIYCRKVDITFDNLRDIFDCSQKYMLTDLHQQLGCFLRDQVEESTALSIFNINRYYGYPTVDESCLELIRNNPLYYFNHVDFATTHRESLFKIFSSWAINCTDDQLSSALDIWEEANREEDTQDLRMIVKLNKRYHNCLKLIVFGQNMTDVFVEPADDLKLGVMSDMPLSLYGLGVYLLSKANVISVELKIYEEDTEISSDVFECPNPCISTVHVADLFFEEVVLMPRKNYRISINMSPPCKQVLLREPRTYHEKIRLVILCPPGDRKPIGIAHVYCNERSREPKKK encoded by the coding sequence ATGGCAAATACGAAAAGCGACGGAAAAATCGGCGTTATCATGGCCCGAAATCTTAGCTACGGCTTGGACGACACAATGGCTACACGACAGGAAAGTATGGTCAACAATGAGTTTTGTTCGGATGTGACGTTCATCGTTGGCGCTAGCAAAAAGCGCATCTACGCACACAAGTTGTTCCTGGTGATGGCGTCCGAATACTTCTACGTGATGTTCTTCGGCAACTTTGTCGAAGCAAACCGGCACGAGGTGACGCTCGAGGACGTCGATCCGGACGTGTTTCTTGTGATACTGCGCTACATCTACTGCCGAAAGGTGGATATCACGTTCGACAACCTGCGCGACATATTCGACTGCTCGCAGAAGTACATGCTGACGGATTTGCATCAGCAGCTTGGGTGCTTTCTGCGGGACCAGGTCGAGGAGTCGACGGCCCTGTCGATCTTTAACATCAACCGCTACTACGGCTACCCGACGGTAGACGAATCCTGCCTGGAGCTGATCCGCAACAATCCGCTGTACTATTTCAATCACGTCGATTTCGCTACAACTCACCGGGAATCCCTTTTTAAGATATTCTCCTCGTGGGCGATTAACTGCACTGACGATCAGCTAAGCAGCGCGCTCGATATATGGGAGGAGGCAAACCGGGAGGAGGACACGCAGGATCTGCGTATGATCGTGAAGCTGAACAAGCGGTATCACAACTGTCTGAAGCTGATCGTGTTCGGTCAGAACATGACGGACGTGTTTGTGGAACCGGCCGACGATCTCAAGCTGGGCGTCATGTCGGATATGCCGCTGTCCCTGTACGGGCTCGGCGTGTACCTGCTGTCCAAGGCGAACGTCATATCGGTCGAGTTGAAAATCTACGAGGAGGACACGGAAATCAGCTCGGATGTGTTCGAGTGTCCGAACCCGTGCATTAGCACGGTGCACGTGGCGGATCTGTTCTTCGAGGAGGTCGTCCTGATGCCGCGTAAGAACTACCGCATTTCGATCAACATGTCGCCACCGTGCAAGCAGGTGTTGCTGCGCGAACCGCGTACCTATCACGAAAAGATTCGGCTCGTTATACTCTGCCCACCGGGCGACCGTAAACCGATCGGGATAGCGCACGTCTACTGCAACGAGCGCAGCCGTGAGCCGAAGAAAAAATGA